One window of the Bartonella bacilliformis KC583 genome contains the following:
- a CDS encoding BA14K family protein, which yields MKKLVKFAVLSAVSTITISALSTTAFAYEGYERIQRNIAVHQSHQEHSTHHHHHYHQNSKIETRTREYHIHHNNNNTGDTLAAGALGLAAGAILGNILQKPAQPQIIYQPVPQSQVIYQVQPTTIHRPIVPQEQISQWLAYCSKKYRSFNPRTGTFRGHDGLDYFCYAPVNN from the coding sequence ATGAAAAAATTGGTTAAATTTGCGGTATTATCGGCAGTATCAACTATAACCATTTCCGCGCTATCAACCACAGCATTTGCCTACGAAGGTTATGAGCGCATTCAAAGAAATATCGCTGTCCATCAGTCCCATCAAGAACACTCAACACATCATCACCATCATTATCATCAAAACAGTAAAATAGAGACCCGTACCCGCGAATATCACATACACCATAACAATAATAATACAGGAGATACTTTAGCGGCAGGTGCTCTCGGCCTTGCTGCAGGAGCGATTCTCGGCAATATTCTTCAAAAACCTGCACAACCGCAAATTATCTATCAACCTGTACCACAAAGTCAGGTGATTTATCAAGTGCAGCCGACAACAATACATCGGCCTATCGTTCCACAAGAACAGATATCCCAATGGCTTGCATATTGTTCGAAAAAATACCGTTCATTTAATCCCCGAACAGGAACCTTTCGTGGCCATGACGGTTTAGATTACTTTTGTTATGCTCCAGTAAATAATTAA
- a CDS encoding ATP-binding protein, with translation MIKSAKKFARWLTRQMPKRLYARSLIIIIAPMVLLQTVIGYVFMERHWQMVTERLSTAVVRDISAIIDIIETYPQQHNYEDITRIAQQRMGLNISILPPDPLPAPGPKPFFAILDYFLSEEITRQINRPFWIDTVGDSDLVEIRIRLDKSTLRVFAMRSQAYASNTDIFLSWMVGTALVLLLIAIYFLRRQIKPIQQLAEAAESFGRGRPLPEGFHPQGADEVRRAGIAFLRMRERIERQIEQRTMMLSGVSHDLRTILTRFKLQLAIASTDFDSSLLEQDVNDMQNMLEDYLAFARGEGSENVKNFDLQALMKKFFANANLHQRHFSYKIEGPTQIQVRPHAFTRLVSNLVSNAFYYADTVELTATTQQESFIIIIDDNGPGIQKDMRTEVFKPFFRLDKARNQDASGTGLGLAIAQDIARSHGGNIQLDDSPLGGLRAIIDIPL, from the coding sequence ATGATTAAATCTGCAAAAAAATTTGCCCGATGGTTAACGAGGCAAATGCCTAAACGGCTTTATGCACGCTCTTTGATTATTATTATTGCCCCTATGGTCCTCCTACAAACAGTGATTGGCTACGTTTTTATGGAACGTCATTGGCAAATGGTCACTGAACGTCTTTCAACAGCTGTTGTCCGTGATATTTCTGCCATTATTGATATCATTGAAACATATCCACAACAGCATAATTATGAAGATATAACACGCATTGCACAACAACGCATGGGATTAAACATTTCTATCCTTCCCCCTGATCCCCTTCCTGCTCCAGGGCCTAAACCATTTTTTGCCATTCTGGACTATTTTCTCAGTGAAGAAATCACTCGTCAAATTAACCGCCCCTTCTGGATTGATACAGTAGGCGATTCTGATCTTGTTGAAATTCGTATTCGTCTTGATAAGAGCACTTTGCGTGTCTTTGCTATGCGTAGCCAAGCCTATGCCTCCAATACTGATATCTTTCTTAGCTGGATGGTAGGGACCGCTCTTGTTTTACTGCTAATTGCTATTTACTTTTTGCGCAGACAAATCAAACCAATCCAACAACTGGCTGAAGCCGCTGAAAGTTTTGGACGCGGACGTCCCTTACCTGAAGGTTTTCATCCACAAGGTGCTGATGAAGTACGTCGTGCCGGCATTGCTTTTTTGCGCATGCGTGAACGTATTGAACGCCAAATCGAACAGCGCACTATGATGCTGTCAGGCGTTAGCCATGATTTAAGGACTATTCTTACACGCTTTAAACTTCAACTTGCTATTGCAAGTACTGACTTTGATAGTAGTCTTCTTGAACAAGATGTCAACGATATGCAAAACATGTTAGAAGACTATCTGGCTTTTGCACGTGGTGAAGGCAGTGAAAATGTTAAAAACTTTGATTTACAAGCTCTTATGAAAAAATTCTTCGCCAATGCTAATCTTCATCAACGTCACTTCTCTTATAAAATTGAAGGCCCAACACAGATACAAGTGCGTCCACATGCCTTTACACGCTTGGTTAGTAACCTTGTGTCTAATGCATTTTATTACGCAGACACTGTTGAGTTAACAGCTACAACCCAGCAAGAATCTTTTATCATAATCATCGATGATAATGGACCAGGCATTCAGAAAGATATGCGCACAGAAGTGTTTAAGCCATTTTTTAGACTTGATAAAGCACGCAATCAAGATGCGAGCGGAACGGGGCTTGGACTTGCTATTGCCCAAGACATTGCCCGTAGCCACGGAGGAAACATCCAATTAGATGATAGCCCACTCGGAGGCTTGCGTGCTATTATTGATATTCCCTTATAA
- a CDS encoding YbjN domain-containing protein, with amino-acid sequence MGFAFSTAERKEHPVDFIEQIAYQYDWSFERSAEDEINVCIEGKQANYRLSFSWIEEQEALHLACAFNLSIENARTTEISQLLLAINEKLLLGHFDYWQGDNSVIYRQGLLLAGGVHPSHIQVETLLMNALKICESYYAAFQMVAWAGTSAYKALQYSLFETVGNA; translated from the coding sequence ATGGGGTTTGCTTTTAGCACCGCAGAAAGAAAAGAGCATCCGGTAGATTTTATTGAACAGATCGCTTACCAATATGATTGGTCTTTTGAGCGTAGTGCAGAAGATGAAATTAATGTTTGTATCGAAGGAAAACAGGCTAATTATCGCCTTTCTTTTTCATGGATTGAAGAGCAAGAGGCTCTTCATTTAGCTTGCGCATTTAATCTTTCTATTGAAAATGCTCGAACAACGGAAATAAGCCAGTTATTATTGGCAATTAATGAAAAATTATTGTTAGGGCATTTTGATTACTGGCAAGGGGATAATTCTGTTATTTATCGGCAGGGTCTTCTGCTTGCTGGGGGGGTGCATCCATCTCATATACAAGTTGAGACATTGTTGATGAATGCGCTTAAAATTTGTGAAAGTTATTATGCTGCTTTTCAAATGGTTGCTTGGGCTGGTACAAGCGCTTATAAAGCGCTACAATATTCCTTATTTGAAACTGTGGGAAATGCTTAA
- a CDS encoding MBL fold metallo-hydrolase: protein MGDLSLHIVPVTSFQQNCTLLFDNESKRGVLVDPGGDWFRIEEAIQETGVIVEAIWITHGHVDHVGAAMQAKETLNVKIMGSHLDDKPVMDDVVERAKSYRMADVRLCVPDQWLKDGDSIDCAGHVFHVFHTPGHAPGHVIYFNEKERFALLGDVLFRGSVGRTDLMLGSHEQLMHSIREKVLPLGNDVNFICGHGPGSTIGYERQHNPFLKGM, encoded by the coding sequence ATGGGCGATCTCAGTTTACATATTGTTCCGGTTACATCTTTCCAACAAAATTGTACTTTGCTTTTTGATAATGAAAGTAAGAGAGGTGTTTTAGTGGATCCTGGTGGTGATTGGTTTCGGATCGAGGAAGCGATTCAAGAAACAGGCGTTATCGTTGAAGCTATCTGGATAACTCATGGTCATGTTGATCACGTAGGAGCTGCAATGCAAGCTAAAGAGACGCTCAATGTTAAAATTATGGGATCACATCTTGATGATAAGCCAGTGATGGATGATGTGGTTGAAAGAGCAAAAAGCTATCGCATGGCTGATGTGCGTCTTTGTGTTCCTGATCAATGGCTGAAAGATGGGGATAGCATTGATTGTGCTGGGCATGTATTTCATGTTTTTCATACACCGGGACATGCTCCTGGTCATGTAATTTATTTTAACGAAAAAGAACGTTTTGCTTTATTGGGTGATGTTCTATTTCGTGGGTCTGTTGGTCGCACTGACCTTATGTTAGGTTCCCACGAACAATTGATGCACTCTATTAGGGAAAAAGTTTTGCCATTAGGTAATGACGTCAACTTTATTTGTGGTCATGGACCAGGAAGTACCATAGGCTATGAACGTCAACACAATCCCTTTCTTAAAGGGATGTAA
- a CDS encoding accessory factor UbiK family protein has translation MSNGSNRILDELAKLMTDVAGATEGIRYEAETFFRSQIEKIVHKLDLVSREEFEVMKEMLLKLRAENTDLIKRLDDLEKQNQKKSKTT, from the coding sequence ATGAGTAATGGATCAAACCGTATTCTTGATGAATTGGCGAAATTAATGACAGATGTTGCAGGTGCTACAGAAGGTATACGGTATGAAGCTGAAACATTTTTTCGTTCACAAATTGAGAAGATAGTGCATAAGCTTGATCTTGTTTCACGCGAGGAATTTGAAGTAATGAAAGAAATGTTACTTAAATTACGTGCTGAAAACACTGATTTGATAAAACGTCTTGATGATTTAGAAAAACAAAATCAGAAAAAATCTAAAACGACCTAA
- a CDS encoding response regulator codes for MTDPIQVLCDDAPHLLVIDDDTRIRSLLSQFLIKNGFRVSVSANADEARRLLTSLDFDLLIVDVMMPGENGIDLTHSLRQTKNVPILMLTALSEIDHRIHGLEAGADDYLAKPFDPRELLLRVNAILRRGFSSNQLKIEQIVFGPYVFSISRRELKKGEEIIKLTDKEQEMMVIFAKCAGDTIPRHKFATTDKDISQRSIDVQMNRLRRKIEKDPANPVWLQTVRGIGYKLSIE; via the coding sequence ATGACCGATCCCATCCAGGTCTTATGTGATGATGCACCTCACCTTCTCGTCATTGATGATGACACCCGTATCCGCAGTCTCTTGTCCCAATTTCTGATTAAAAATGGATTTCGTGTTTCTGTTTCTGCTAATGCTGATGAAGCCAGACGGCTACTCACAAGCTTAGACTTTGATCTTCTCATTGTTGATGTGATGATGCCCGGTGAAAATGGCATTGATCTCACTCATTCGCTTCGCCAAACGAAAAATGTTCCTATTCTCATGCTAACGGCTTTATCGGAAATAGATCATCGTATCCACGGATTAGAAGCAGGAGCAGATGATTATCTCGCTAAACCTTTTGATCCTCGTGAACTTTTACTTCGTGTTAACGCCATTTTACGGCGTGGTTTCTCATCTAACCAACTCAAAATCGAACAAATTGTTTTTGGACCTTATGTGTTTTCAATTTCACGGCGTGAACTTAAAAAAGGAGAAGAAATCATTAAATTGACAGATAAAGAACAGGAAATGATGGTGATTTTTGCAAAATGCGCAGGAGATACAATCCCGCGCCATAAATTTGCAACAACTGACAAAGATATCAGCCAACGCTCTATTGATGTACAAATGAATCGTCTACGTCGCAAAATAGAAAAAGATCCTGCAAACCCTGTGTGGCTTCAAACCGTACGAGGGATCGGTTATAAACTTTCTATTGAATAG